tttttccatcattgtgtaattttttgttaccGAGTACTTCGTGTTTGAACCGTTGACTACATTGTTGCAAGTTGGTCGTCAAAAGTGTCATTCGGCAGGAGACAATCAGGCGATAGTGAAGTATGCGAGATTTATTCTGGCGAGTCACAGGAATTCGAGAAGATTTTTGAGTACTATGAGATCACCGCGGCGCGCTAGAAGTCGTAATTTTGGTCggcaaagaaataaagaaaacagaaaattgcAGGTATCACTATGCTTCATAAGATTGATGCTCAACATTCCGTCTACCAGTATcacgaaaaagtaaaaaaaaaaactaaaaaccaGTTTCAACTTCctaaattttcagtttttcgttcgatttctcGATACCGATCGATCGTAGGTAAAAAATTCCTATAACCTGAATCTTAAAACTTCGTCTGAACAACAAATAAACATCCGATCATAATTCTCGTATCACCACGGAGAACCGACTTATCGgcaaaataacgaaatttcaCCCTTTTCCATGATGGCGGCGAACGCTCACGGGAAATCTTGGTAAACGATGCGAAGTCAAACTTTTCTcaatcccccccccctgccccacAGCATATCCAAAAATCAGCTTTCTCGGTTCATTATCCTTTCCAAGCccttttttcgcattttacaATTCCTGTGATATCATACCACTTGTCAAACCTTGTAGAGCGCCGTGTATTGCATTCGGCGACAAAGACACGACGAGAAACTGAGCTTACGGAGAGAAACCAGGAGATATGAGGCAGGTGGGCACGGACGGATAGCCTCGCAGGTGGATGGGTGGGCGTGTTACACTCCTGCTTTCGTGGTTCCCTCCGCTAACCTCGTATCAAGGCCTGAGCAAACACTCTACAGTTTGCCTACCCATCCAACCTCTACTTATGTTAGTGACGTTGCGCGTTACACGACAAGTTTAGGTACACGTTTGCGGGGAGAACGGTCCCCGGGATACGCTATTATAAGTACTCCGGTTCATGACGCTGTTCCATCTAATCTAACCGAGAACTTATTCATCTACTCTGTGGGTTCTTGTAATGGATCATGCGAACAATTTCGGAACACCCGAGGTGAACACGCAGCAAATCAGTGGCAGCGAgtttttgtataaaataaatgtcaCGACAGTCTGGATAATGTGTGGCAAGTAacttatttccgaatttgaatGTTAAACGAAATCATTGAAACGTCGGTTTTTGTAGATCGCTAATTTTGTCGAGCCCGTTCTTCGCTGTACAGCTACTTGAAATTAGGTCAAAGTTGTGGAGTACTTGGAtagaattgagggtgtcacATCATGTGATTTCCAATTCTACCATTTTTACATCTTTTTTGATTATTACGAGATCCATTTCTGTCTCCTCGCGAAAAATGCCCTTCGCGATTCCTCTTTATGGAAACCTGAAGTTTGTTCACAATGTCAAGTCGCAGCGCAAAGACTCCaatcaaatttcaacaattcgcGACAAATTATCTGTTAAAATTACAGAACATTGTTGGTAACGTAGACGTTCAAGCGAAAAACTGATCGTCACTAACCAGAAAAACACCGTTAAGCCTGAACAAAGTTACTCTTTAGTGTATCGTTATCGCAGGAGCGAAGTAAAAGCGGAATGATGTTTTCAAATCTCGAATTGAGATGGCAGACATATGGCGGATAAACAAGCGCGATTAATATCGTACGACTGATGAAAGTTGTATGTACTCGGCTCGCGACATAAATAGCCGGTGATCTGGTCTCGTCGCGTTAGTGTAATGATTGCTCTTTGAGCAGTCCAAACAACCGGAGTAGCGCAATCCGATTCCGGAAAAACAAACGCGCCATCGCGGCTTCTGAAACTGTTCACCGGGTTTTGCGAAATAGCGAATCAGAGGAGAAGttcttttccaaaaaaaaaatggatttgtGGACAATCTTGGTAACTTTATTAGTGGGTGTCGTTTGCATCTACTTGTTCAAGAACGTAACCTGGAATCATGTTCACTTGAAGAAACTGGGCGTTCCGCACGTCAAGCCGCTTCCACTTTTCGGGAACATGGCGGGTGTGGTGTTCCGAAAAAAACTGTTAACGGATATGATGAACGAGGTGTACTCCGCGAATCCCGAAGCTAAGTATCTTGGCCTCTACGACTTCGGAAGCCCGATAATTTTGATCAAGGATCCCGAGCTGGTGAAATCCATAGCTATCAAAAATTTCGACAGTTTTCCGGACCACAAGTTCTTCTCCGATCTGACCGGTGAAACTctgttcgaaaaatcattgttCTCGCTCAAAGGTGACACTTGGCGGAGAATGAGGGCCCTATTGAGCCCCTCTTTCACATCCAGCAAGATGAAGATGATGTTCAAAATAACGTCGGAGTGCTCGGTGGACTTCGGGGAATCTATAGCGTCGCTCGATCCGCTACCGGAGGCGATGGACATGAAGGACGTATTCGGAAGGTACTCCATCGACGTGATAGCGACGACAGCCTTCGGCTTGTCCATTAATTCCATTAAAAATCCGGACAACGAATTTTACCGAATGGCGACACGGCTAGCGTTCAGCAATACTCGAATGTCCAAGTATTTGCTGGTCAAAAGTTTCCCTTGGTTCGCTCGCTTGATCAACCTGAAACTCCTGGACGTCGAGGCCACCGAGTACCTCGAAAACGTCGTGCGAGACGCGGTGGCGGCCAGAGACGAACGGGGAATAGTCAGGCAGGACATGTTGCAGTTGTTGATACAAGCGAGAAACGAAGACAGTAAAATTTCGTTGACCAACGACGACCTGATCATCCAGGGCTTCGCCTTTCTCGTCGGAGGATCCGACAGCCCCACGATGACCATGTGCTTCACAGCCCAGTTACTGGCTCTGAATCCCGACGTCCAACGGAAGCTTCAGGCGGAAATTGATGACGTCCGAGGTCGAAACGGTGGCGACGTTTCCTACGAGGAACTGAACGCGATGAAGTACATGGACGCCGTAGTGAGCGAGACGCTCAGACTGTATCCACCTGCGGTCGCCATGGATAGGGTGTGCGTGAAGAGTTTCACTCTACCCCCGCCGCTGCCGGGCGCGGAACCGGTCGAGGTGAAGCCAGGAGAAACTCTTTGGATACCGGTGCACAGCTTCCATCGCGACCCCAAATATTTTCCGGATCCGGACAAGTTCGACCCCGAAAGGTTCAACGATGAGAACAAGTCCGGTATAAATCCCCTGACTTATTTGCCCTTCGGAATCGGACCGAGAATGTGCATCGCCAATCGTTTCGCTCTAATGGAAGTTAAACTGGTATTGTTTCACTTGCTGGCCAGGTGCGAACTGTTGCCCTCTTCGAAAACAAGATCGCCGATAAAATTGGGCGCGAGAGGCCTCATTGTGATGCCCGAAGAGGGTTTCTGGCTGAAAATTAGAGTACGGTAGCGATTCGATGTATGGCTTGGATAAATAATGATGCGTACAAATGTAATATGTACACGTAGCTTttgatttcactttttttttttttttaataaattatcgatcggAAATTTATAACTTGACCGAACTATTGCTTTTTAGCTATCACGAAGTGGCTGTGAAAATTGTAAGGCAGGTAACTGCTAGtcgtgtaaaaaaatcaaataatggaATAAATAGTCAAAAAAATCTCACCACATTCCTTGAAATGGAGAATAGTTCCAAATCTTTTACTGGATTcccctgaattttttcagatttcacaAAATAGTTTcaattggagaaaaagaagcaaaaaaaaaaaaacagttataACTCAAACAGGGctggtcggaaaatttttttttcaagtattccAGAGCTCGGACAATGCcacaaaaaaatcacgagtgGAGTCTGAGACGGTGAggtctgaaaaatttctattcatttgaaTACGGCGACGAGCTATAAAGTAATGCGAATTTAAGTATCTGACCTAAAAGGTACGTGAGTTAATCTGCGAAGTTGGAGGCATCGTTCATCGCGTTGGTATTGCGAATAGCTAGCTCGGACCTCGCAGCCGGCTGCGTGCCACTCCCACTCCGCTTCACCCTCGTGTCAATTGTTTGTTCGTGCGTTGTTCAATTGTACCGAAGGAGATATCACGTGTATCGTAACGACGTGTGATTAGGTGATTAGTGGAAAAGGCGTAGATTTGTCCCTCGTTCGACTCGGAGTACATTTAGCGGAGTAGTCTGTTCCAAACTGCATTCGACACGACTTCGCTGTCAGCCCCTCACGGTGGAACTGCGTTCGCGTGAATAAGTCGATAAAAAAACATTAGATCGATTCTAGCAAGAATCAGACGCCTCACCGAATGCGAGTGTGATTAGCGACGGTGTCTTACATCGAGCCGTCCGGTGCGctcgttcgatttttgagaTATCGTCAGCACCATGGAAACGTGGGTGATACTCCTGACGATACTGGTGGGTGCGGCGATCTACTGGTTTTCCACTCGCAATTTCAACTTCTTCAAAAATCTCGGTATACCGTACGTGAAGCCATGGCCGATCTTTGGAAACATGGGAAAAATGTTCTTCAGGATCGAAGCGATGCCCTACATGATTCAGGAGGTCTACAAAAGCCACCCGGACGCAAAATACATCGGATTCTTCGACTTTTCAACTCCGATCATAATGATAAGGGATCCCGAACTGATAAAGCAAATCGCGATAAAGGATTTCGACAGTTTTCCCAATCACAGGATGTTCATCACCTCGCCGAACGAGCCACTCTTCGAGAAAAATCTCTTCGCTCTGAAAGACGACGAATGGAGGGAGATGCGGGCGCTTTTGAGTCCAGCCTTTACTTCcagcaaaatgaaaatgatgttCGAAGTTGTGTCGCGATGCGCGATCGACTTCACCGACTACTTGGCGGCACAGGATCCTCAGCCCGAAGAGCTCAACATGAAGGAAACCTTCTCCAGATACACCCTGGACGTGATCGCGACCACGGCGTTCGGACTGTCCACGAACTCCATGAGAGACCGCGATAACGAATTCTACAAAATAGGAAAAGAGGTCTCCAATTTCACCGGTTTGAAATTGCTCAAGTTCTTCGTCATGCGAAGCTTTCCCTGGCTAGCGAAGCTCGTCAACGTCAAAATCCTTGACGGCAAATCGTCCGATTACTTCACGAATGTGATAAAAAGTACGatagaaacgagagaaagagaaggaatcGTAAGACCGGATATGATTCACTTGATGATGCAGGGAAGAGACAGGAAGGGTAAGTCCGCCCTGTCCTTGGAAAGTATGACCGCTCAAGCCTTCATATTTCTTCTTGGCGGACTCGAGAGTCCGGCAGTGACGATGTCCTTCGTTTCCCAACATCTGGCGCTGAACTCTAACGTTCAGAAGAAGCTCCAAGCCGAAATCGATGAGATGATGAAGAAAAGTCGAGGGAAAGTCTCCTACGAAGAGATTAACGCGATGAAGTACCTGGACGCCGTCGTTAACGAAACCTTGAGGATGTACACACCTGGTGTAATGTTGGACAGGATCGGTTCCAGAGGATTCACCCTTCCCCCCGCGTTGCCGGGACTCGATCCGCTGCACATGAAACCCTTCCAAAACGTTTGGATTCCGGTGCACTCTCTGCATCACGACGAGAAGTATTATTCGAACCCGGATCAATTCGATCCCGAAAGATTCAATGACGAGAACAAGGACAAAATCGACCCCTTGACTTACCTTCCCTTTGGAATCGGTCCCAGAATTTGTATCGCGAATCGATTCGCCCTGATGGTGGTGAAACTCGCATTGTTCTACTTATTGGCAAAATGCGACGTCTTACCCTGCTCCAAAACCAAACCGAAAATCCGAATTTGCGCCAAGAGTGCCAGTCTAACTCCCGAAGGCGGCTTCTGGTTGAAACTTCGGACAAGAAAATAATGTTTCATTGCGCGTGTATACTCGCTCTATAACAATATTGAATATCGATCGTCGGTATTCCAGACCATTTTTCTCGATGTCATCTTTCGCTGGCCCATTCGAACGTGCAACcggagatgaataaaaaaaaaatgtaaatttcaaatcgaattcGATTCACGTTTATTGCATGGATTCCGTTGCCTCACAATCAtcattcttaattttttcccgaTATTCACTGTACTTCAGATGATCAATAGATGCCGAAGATTGTTTATTCCGTCTGTAGCGTTGGGAGCATAAGGTGATCGGCAATTACGATAAGCGCTCGACCAGTTGTAAGACTTGAAAACAGCGTAAGCACGCTTGTCGGTCGACTGCTGCTGACCATACGAGCCTTACTGTCAACGACGAAGAATATCACGATCGACGCAGATTAGGGGCGAGGCGATTAAAAATACTGCGACGAAGGTCCACGTCACCAACTGAAGCGAGTCGACTTTCATTCGGGACGAACTTCAGCGCTGGGGTCGAGCGCGGGTGACGAAATGCGACAGAGTTTATCGTATCGCGCTGTCAATGAGTAAGTCGGAGAGGCGTTCCTCCTAACCATTGCGTAACTTGAAGCAGCCGTTGAATACGGCAGTTGTGTCCGACGTACGTAAACACCACTTCGCGGTCGGTGCTCGTTCGAGCCTGTACGGATGATAAGTTTCGTTTTGGGCCAACATACCGGTGAATGAAATACGTTTTGACGCCACACAGTCGGTCGTTTTCCATAAATTTTAAAGCGCTATGGACTCCTGGACGATCGTACTCGCGATATTGGTGATAACAGTGGTATACTGGTTCTCTACTCGTAACCACGACTATTTCAAAAAACGTGGCGTTCCGTACGTCAGGCCGTGGCCGATATTCGGCAATATGggcgaattgatttttcaaacaaaatcgATGCCGCACGCTATACAAGATATCTACAATAGTAGCCCTGACGCGAAGTACGTCGGGTTCTACGACTTCCGAACTCCGATCGTCCTGCTGAGAGATCCCGAACTGATAAAACAAGTCACGATCAAACACTTCGACAGCTTCGCGAACCACAAAATGTTCGTCGATTCGCCGACGGAGCAGctgtttcagaaaaatctaTTCGCCTTGAAAGACGACGAGTGGCGAGAAATGCGAACGCTCCTCAGTCCGGCGTTCACATCcagcaaaatgaaaatgatgttCAAAATAGTGTCGCGGTGCGCGGTCGATTTCGCGGAATTCTTGGCCGCTCAGGATCCGCAACCCGAAGCGCATGACGTGAAAGACTCCTTCGGGAGGTACACCCTCGACGTGATCGCGTCCACGGCGTTCGGACTCTCGACGAACTCTATGAAGGATCGCGACAATACGTTCTACACGGTGGGAAGGGACGTAACCAATTTCGCCGGTGTCGGCAAGATGATCAAATTCTTCGTCATCAGGTGCTTTCCCAGGTTGGCGAGATTCTTCAAGGTACAAATTATCGGCGACAAGGCGACGGACTACTTCAAAGATGTGATAAAGACGAACGTGGAGACAAGGGACAGAGAAGGGATAGTGAGACCGGACATGATTCAGCTGATGATGCAGGCGGGGGACAGGAAGGATAAGTCGAGCCTGTCCTTGGACGACATGACCGCTCAGGCGTTCATTTTCCTACTCGGTGGGTTGGAGAGTCCGGCAACGACGATGAGCTTTGCCACCCAGGTGCTCGCGCTGAATCCCGACGTTCGAACGAAACTGCGGGCCGAAATCGACGAGGTGCtggaaaaaaatgctgacgGAGTGTCTTACGAAGATTTACACGCGATGAAATACTTGGACGCCGTGGTGAATGAAACCCTGAGGATGTTCACACCGGCTTTTGCCTTGGACCGAATCGCTTCCAAGGAGTACACTTTACCCCCCGCGTTACCCGGCCTCGAGCCGATGAGGATAGAACCCTCCCAAGGTATCTGGATTCCGGTTCACGCTCTGCATTACGACGAGAAATATTATCCGAACCCGGACGAATTCGACCCGGAAAGGTTCAGCGACGTAAACAAGGATAACGTCAACTCCTCGATCTACATACCTTTTGGTATAGGTCCCAGAATTTGTATCGCGAATCGTTTCGCTCTGATGGTGATGAAGCTCGCTTTGTTTCATCTTCTTGCAAAGTGCGATGTTTTACCGTGCTCGAAAACCAATCCGAAAATCAAGATCAGCACCAAAGCTTTCACCCTACAGCCTGAAGGCGGCTTCTGGTTGAAAATCCAAGCAAGGAAGTAGATTTGCTGTTGTAATAGTTTACTTGAAACGgccattcatttttatataagaattttccaattcttcaCGCAATACTCTTCTTGCAGATCCAGCTAACTTGGCAACcaagagaagaaatcgaacCTAACCTTCACTTCcttatgcaaatttttttaattcttgtaTTACGATGAGAGAATTTCTTTCACAGGGATTCGTCAAACTTTTCAGATTCAGTGAAGAGAACAACAACCATCAACCAAACATGAGAATCGTAACTAACATATTTTTCGCGATGAATTGCAGAATTTCCATGAAGAATCGTGTTACTCTAGATAATTGATAGAGAACTGTTTATTTTGAGCTTGTCAGCATACtcgatgagaaagaaaaaaattaatttcctcTGTAATATACGGAGCGTATACTGTCGACGTAAACGACACAACGTGCAACGTATAATTAAACACAAACACGAGTCGTTGGCAATATTGCTATAATTATAGTTGATCATAACTCACACATATTTCTCCAAACTAGTAAACACTGTACGTATCATAAGAGTATGAAcaagaaataatattatttttgcgCAATAACCTCGAGTCATCTCGCCATCGTGCTGTGATTCTACGAATCGCTACGGATTCAATAAGAAGTCGATCTTCAAAAAATGCAACTGACGATATTAGGAGATCCAACAACGTCATCTCGGGTCGCAAAAAGTGATGCGGATAAAATTTTAAGCGAAGACTTTGAGAATGGATATTATTCCTTATTCcgaaatgacgaaaaatgatcgaaatgtTTGCGTCTCattatcgttcttttttcccccccttatCCGCCGTAACAatgaacaattaaaaaaaaaaagaaatcaaaaaatgttaatttttcaattatttcatgatCTAAAATAGAGTCGACCCcattaataaataatcaccATACACATACTGGTATAAAGTAATGAACTCCCATTACAATCGCGCAAAAAAGTCGCACATTTCCAGACCCATTTCTAATGACTTTTAATACGCGATGAATCATCAGACACAAAGCTATTCTTGAATTATTCAGAAAAAACATGATTAAAAAtctaactaacaataagttactATCATCAATTGTGAAAAACGGTGGGTACAGTTGTCCCTAAGTTCACTTATTGTTTTCATCCAATTCCCGTGTCGGTCGAGTGGAGCCGACGAGTCTTGGACTCATCGCCAATGTCATTGTCAATGtcatgtaaaatttttatcatgcGTCACAACAATGAACTGATTGTCAGAAAATACGTTCTACGCAGCACACTCCAGTCGGACATGAGCTCGGAGCTATAATCTTTCCGTCGACACGTACACGgtgaaatttccaaatattttatacctgcGCTCACACAAAACAAAACCAACATATCGAATCAAAACAAGTACGATGACGAAGCGATTGCTTCCCGTCGCCAATAGAGATATGAACAGTCTTTTTTCAGACTGACCGCATCTTATTGTGTGCGTGACGGTCAAGTGCGGCCAATTAGATACGTTCGTGTGGGACGCTATCGTACACCGACGCTATCAATGAGAGGTGATTGAGGAGTTTAATCGTTGAATGTTATGTCATTCAGAAGCACTCGTTTCAGACCGCGGCGAAAGGTAACGTACATGAAACGCTTTAGCGCTATCGGTACTTGAGAATATAATCAGTGAAGCTGATGGGATTAGGATTTTGACGCATGGCTTATCGTTTACCACGACCATCGAAATGTTATGATCTTGCTCGCAATATAGCAAACGATATTGACGAATGTACTAATTGTGTATTTACTTTTTACTCTTGATCCGAACGGTCTTTCAAAAAGTAAAACATCCCGAGCTCTGAAACATCGCCGATCGTTGGTAACTTGGGTTTttcagtaaaaaaaatgaagataatcTAGTACAGTGGATTGAacctgaaaatgaatttcatgGATG
The sequence above is a segment of the Athalia rosae chromosome 5, iyAthRosa1.1, whole genome shotgun sequence genome. Coding sequences within it:
- the LOC105684329 gene encoding uncharacterized protein LOC105684329; its protein translation is MDSWTIVLAILVITVVYWFSTRNHDYFKKRGVPYVRPWPIFGNMGELIFQTKSMPHAIQDIYNSSPDAKYVGFYDFRTPIVLLRDPELIKQVTIKHFDSFANHKMFVDSPTEQLFQKNLFALKDDEWREMRTLLSPAFTSSKMKMMFKIVSRCAVDFAEFLAAQDPQPEAHDVKDSFGRYTLDVIASTAFGLSTNSMKDRDNTFYTVGRDVTNFAGVGKMIKFFVIRCFPRLARFFKVQIIGDKATDYFKDVIKTNVETRDREGIVRPDMIQLMMQAGDRKDKSSLSLDDMTAQAFIFLLGGLESPATTMSFATQVLALNPDVRTKLRAEIDEVLEKNADGVSYEDLHAMKYLDAVVNETLRMFTPAFALDRIASKEYTLPPALPGLEPMRIEPSQGIWIPVHALHYDEKYYPNPDEFDPERFSDVNKDNVNSSIYIPFGIGPRICIANRFALMVMKLALFHLLAKCDVLPCSKTNPKIKISTKAFTLQPEGGFWLKIQARKHKAILELFRKNMIKNLTNNKLLSSIVKNEIGFQVLGAKIFTNRHSSLSKISAAMDSWTITLTVIAGAVIIYWLSTRNFGYFKKRGISCVRPWPIFGNMGPILFRMKSFADVMDDTYRSHPDARYVGFYEFSNPVIMLKDPELIKQVAVKYFDSFPNHRTFADSPNEPLFQKNLFALVDNDWRAMRSLLSPAFTSSKMRMMFEGVAQCASNFADYLAAQNPQPENLDMKDTFGRYTLDVIASTAFGLSTDSLKHRENDFYMIGKDVTHLAGIRMIKFFIMRNLPGLARLMNLRLVDVKTTNYFVDIIKTTIETRDREGIVRPDMIHLMMQARDNEAKTDLSMVDMAAQAFIFLLGGFDSPATTMCFAAHFLALNPHVQRKLQTEIDEVLKEHPEGVSYEEIQEMKYLDAVVNETLRIYSPGIVLDRVCTKGFTLPPALPGLEPLEVKPSQEVWIPIQSIHRDERFFTNPDVFDPERFNEVNKHNINPLAYLPFGIGPRICIANRFALMVVKLALFHVLAKCDVLPSSKTCSEIKLSTSEFTLIPADGFWLKVQSRKK
- the LOC105684345 gene encoding cytochrome P450 9e2-like; this translates as MDLWTILVTLLVGVVCIYLFKNVTWNHVHLKKLGVPHVKPLPLFGNMAGVVFRKKLLTDMMNEVYSANPEAKYLGLYDFGSPIILIKDPELVKSIAIKNFDSFPDHKFFSDLTGETLFEKSLFSLKGDTWRRMRALLSPSFTSSKMKMMFKITSECSVDFGESIASLDPLPEAMDMKDVFGRYSIDVIATTAFGLSINSIKNPDNEFYRMATRLAFSNTRMSKYLLVKSFPWFARLINLKLLDVEATEYLENVVRDAVAARDERGIVRQDMLQLLIQARNEDSKISLTNDDLIIQGFAFLVGGSDSPTMTMCFTAQLLALNPDVQRKLQAEIDDVRGRNGGDVSYEELNAMKYMDAVVSETLRLYPPAVAMDRVCVKSFTLPPPLPGAEPVEVKPGETLWIPVHSFHRDPKYFPDPDKFDPERFNDENKSGINPLTYLPFGIGPRMCIANRFALMEVKLVLFHLLARCELLPSSKTRSPIKLGARGLIVMPEEGFWLKIRVR
- the LOC105684346 gene encoding cytochrome P450 9e2-like; translated protein: METWVILLTILVGAAIYWFSTRNFNFFKNLGIPYVKPWPIFGNMGKMFFRIEAMPYMIQEVYKSHPDAKYIGFFDFSTPIIMIRDPELIKQIAIKDFDSFPNHRMFITSPNEPLFEKNLFALKDDEWREMRALLSPAFTSSKMKMMFEVVSRCAIDFTDYLAAQDPQPEELNMKETFSRYTLDVIATTAFGLSTNSMRDRDNEFYKIGKEVSNFTGLKLLKFFVMRSFPWLAKLVNVKILDGKSSDYFTNVIKSTIETREREGIVRPDMIHLMMQGRDRKGKSALSLESMTAQAFIFLLGGLESPAVTMSFVSQHLALNSNVQKKLQAEIDEMMKKSRGKVSYEEINAMKYLDAVVNETLRMYTPGVMLDRIGSRGFTLPPALPGLDPLHMKPFQNVWIPVHSLHHDEKYYSNPDQFDPERFNDENKDKIDPLTYLPFGIGPRICIANRFALMVVKLALFYLLAKCDVLPCSKTKPKIRICAKSASLTPEGGFWLKLRTRK